From the genome of Malus sylvestris chromosome 13, drMalSylv7.2, whole genome shotgun sequence:
AAATCAAGTTGGActcgaaacaaacaaaaacatttaTTTCATTACCTTTCTTAACCAGCCAGTTTTTAAAACCAGTGCAATCTTTCCTTAGATGGCCGACTTCTTTGCAGAAATAACAAGGCTTAGGAGCTTCAGTTGTGACTTTAAATTTTTGAGATCGTTTAAGAGGGTTAgtatttttaaaagaagaaaaggttGAATTTTTCTTCTGCTTACCAGCAGTCATAGATGACTGATCAACAGCCACATGTTTGCCCTTTGCATTGTGAACAAAGTTCACAGTCTCCATTTTATCAGTTGACAGCCTCAACTCTTCCTGTGCACACATGGAAATTAAGTCATCAATATCCCAGGTTGCTTTCTGAGTGTTGTACGACACCTTTAGCTGGCCATACTGTGCAGGCAAGGAATTTAGTGCCATATGCACCAAAAACTGGTCTGTCAATGGATGCTCCAGTTCTTTCAGCTTTTGTGCGATGTCTGACATTTTCAGAATGTGTTCTCTCACACTCCCAACACCGTCGAACTTCATGGATGTCAATTTCGTGAGAAAATTTCCAGTTTCAGCTTTTTCAGATTCCTTGAACTTGTTCCCTATGGCGTCAAAGAATGTTTTTGCACTGTCACTCTTTGGAATGCCACCTTTCACGCTGCTTGTCATGGACCTTTTCATAATCATAAGGGCCATCCTGTTTGCCTTCTCCCATTGAGCAGACTTCGACTTTTGTTCTGCTGTGCTTTCAACAGTCAGTGCAGCAGGCTTGTCCTCCCTTAGAGCCAAGTCAAAATCCATCATGCCAAGGGCTATCTCCAAGTCCTCTTTCCATTTCTTGTAATTGGAACCCGTTAGGGTTTCAATGTTAGAGAAGTTGAGAGAAGTCATGGCTGCATCAACCATAATTATATGTTACTTGTTCTCATAAGCTCATCATTAAGAGTCCAAAATATGAACAATTAATGGCATCGTAAAACATATAATACCAGTCACATCTTTAGATCGAAAACTGATTATATTAGGATTTGCACAATTGAAATACAAGGTTTCACATTCGCTAGGCAATTTTAACACTTTTGAGTAGATAAAATTGCTTGGATCATGATTGTGCATTTCACTTATACACCAATTAAACATGACTGAATATAAGAATTCTTTAGAATTATCTCAAAATATATTCACCATCAGTTTAATCATTATGTTCAGCATGAACAGATACTAGAATACATGATTCAAACACTTTTGAGTCGAAATTGATCATGATTCACAAAATGGTTTGTATGTAAAGTCATTAGTGATAGTAACCTTTAGTTCTTCAAGTACCGGagattcttcttcattttctgaGGAAGGAATTTTGCagaacatacatatatatatatatatatatatatatatatatatgtttatgtgtGCGTCTATGTATAAGTGAAACATGGATGCGAGTTGAATAGACTAACATACAATGATAATCATCAATAAAACATCAGTTTCAATATGCGGAAGACTTTTATCAGGATCACAACTTGTTTAATCAGGGTCTTGCGTAAGGATTCTAAACATGACAGtgaggctctgataccacatgtaagagtATAACTGACTGCATGTATAGAACCACATACATATATGAACATGCATACATGAGAGAAGTGAGTGCTTACCTGAGGAAGAACTCGACATTTCTGCAGAAGGATGAAAAGAGATCTTCTACACTCAGCAGCCTAAAGTTCCTGCTAGAATAGGGTTCGCACGTAATGGAATAATTACTGTGAGTGCAGGGACCTCCTAATATATAGCCAATCATCCTTGATATCAGGCCTATCAACTAATACCTGGATATTATTAGGGTTTCACAATAGTCCTACTTGCTGTTGAATTCTTTGTCAAAACGTGATAAGGTTTACCAATAATAGTTGCATATGAGGACTCTTAATCTCAGCCAAGTAATAGCTTAATCTTCTCCACGTGATAACCCATAACCGAAACATGGGTTAGAGTGAGAAACAGAAGTCGTTCTCCTTGACACTCACAAACTTACAATCTGGAGTTCCTTCACGGATCTTTCATAAACACAGACACAGTCAGATATACGAAAAACTGGGACAAGCTTTGCTTCCTTGTGAAGgtaaaccctaatgaaacttaCTCTGGGGGAAGATAACCCGGTGTTCCAACCAACCGTGTCGCTATaacatcttcttcatttgttcTTCCAACAAGCTTTGCCAAACCAAAATCTGCTACCTACAGAAAATGGATTTTTAAGCTACTAATTAAAATCATGAAGTAATCATCTAATAATTCAGTGAACTTCAATAAAAATGGATGGATTCATATTTTAGGTATACCTTTGCTCTGAGCCCCTCGTCGAGTGGAATGTTACTCGTCTTTATATCACGGTGCACATATTGCGCTTTTGTGTGTTCATGAATGTATTCAATACCTTTTGCAGTGTCCAGTGCAATTTGTGTTCTTGCAGTCCAAGTAAGTGGCTGGTGACCTGGTTTAATATGTTTGGTTAGCTGCAAATCATTTATCGGCAGTTCAATTAAATATCCCCGTGTGAACGCTTCACTAAAGATATGTGCGTGCAATGGTTCAAGTACCTTTCAGTAGCAGATTGTGAAGATGTTCGCTCAGCAATCCATTCTGGACATACTCATAGACCAGGTAGAGGTGGTCATCTCCAGTGGCATACCCCAAAAGTTCCACCTAAAACAgatatatttacacaagtgaTTCATGTACTCGAAGCACTTTTTTCGCACCATGTTAGAGGTCAACTTATTCAGAAATGATCAATCACTCACGACATTAATGTGATGGATCTTGCATAAGACCTTTAGCTCTGCAAAGAATTCTTTGGTACTATTAGACCTCGTCTTCTTTATGGCAACCTCCTGAAAGTTGAATATATATAGCTTAGTTTCATAACATTTTTCGGGTAGAAATGGAGAAAACATGTGGGGTTCCTGCCATATACCTTCTTCCTTATTACTCCAAAGAACACGCTACCATATCcactgacacgccccgatcccgatattctccgaataccaggataagcacatgttggccgacacccgagggtgacgaaagccatttgtTGAGTGTAAATGCTAAGAATAAGGAatagataagacttataaatataaaagaatcaagaatatgcatttaatgaacatgttcagagcatacgacTAACTAGAACAtcgaaagaaataatataaaatttaatgaaaCAAAGGATGGGTCCtgcaccgagaggactcgaagatgtcAATGCGGAAGTGTCTGGATGCTGGGATTGTATGTCTCGATTCTAAGttctgaagggggcgcaaaacaaatatGAGTGGACAAATTTGATATATACAtagtaaaacagttatcaacgtaataaccccaggttttatgaaaacacatatatatcatgataaacatcggttttccgaaacctagcatgccgtgcaatatctcaaatcataacttttatatataataatcactattGAATTGTTCGATAACCCCTAGGCCCCATGCTGGCTCCCcatctctgagcagacagtcagaggaaaatacacttcaggccccatgtcagctccccgtccctgtgctaaatagccagaggaaacacactccaggccctatgccaacaccaaaccgtcgcccgggacggaccggaatctatccctacgtcccgtagcggaaatgaccattaggtaagtacaaaaccattgaacatatatatattgaaaaacaactttgtagtataaagtcatccatcatctatactataaagaagtgttCGAAACAtattctaaatatcatatcgtcatccatcagatattctataagaacacgggttataggaaaaatagtaataattcaaactagcctcaATAAGTATGTTATCTCAAAGCGTTTCATAGAACATAATaatcaaatcatgcttttcatatatgcatttctactatcaaAACATGtatttttagaaggggtccactcacagatacttggccgccgaagagccacgcaaactagtAACCACGGAAACGTCACAaatattgcccctaagcacataaagggttcaattaataaaactatttaATAGCAATTGAATATGGGAAAACGGATGTCGAAAACGGATAAGAacatcgaattaccctaagaataAGAAGGGTCCCAGTTAAATTTCGTAAAAGCTAATAGAATATTTCGTGccctgacggaatattctctgaTAGAATATTCCCAAACGAAATATTCCACAAAAGGATTTGAGccggctagggtttagggttggaaAGATTAAAGGGTTTAGGCTTAGAGCTTTAGGGTCTAGGATTGGActtaggggtttagggttttagataaggcccaaaggccttggtttaaataaatacaataaaaaaaatttaaaataaagggGTTTGGGTTTAAACGGGCCTAAGCCCTGGGTTTGGCACGGCCCAAAGGGCCTGGGTTGAGGGTGGTTTTCAGGCCACCCTTTGGCCGGTTTGGtggttgattttccacagctcataacttcttcgttacgtatcaaaatcaagtgatccaaacatgaaagttgtagtactcgacgagatgaagagattgatacctgcATGCtggccaactcgccgtggtttggcaggaaaacgcctcgaaagggGCGGTGCTCGTTGGAAAACTGGGTTTTGGCTGAAGGTTTTGGGAATTTTCAAAGCTacataacttcttcgttacttaaccaaattgagtgattcaaagcCAAAATGTAGCTAGAAATGTGGAGAAGAGAATCATACTAAGTGGGGACCGATTGGTAGCCGGAGTTGACCGAAAAATGGCCTGAAATATGGCCAAACGACCATGGTTTATCGCTGGAATCTGGGTTTAGCTCCTCCTAGGTGTTTCTTCATAATTTGACATCCAGAACACATCAATGTGGTTAGAAACGAAACATGGGAACCAAAGGGGAAAGTTTAAAAGGTCTTCGAAGCTCACCTACAATGAAGCAAGTCGGGGAGACAGTGAACAGTGGCTCCGCCACTATCAAGCTTCAGGGTCATCAGTCTGAGCTTCGTGGTAACAAGGCCCAGATGGTGGTGAGTGGTTGCTGTCTGGGTGTACatatgtttgtgtgtgtgtgtggagcTCGGGCAGAAGGAAGGAGAGAGTGCTGAGAGagttgagagaagaaagagggaaagagagaaggagagaaagagtgagaccgggagagagagatggaaggCTTGGGTCGGGGACAACAAACAAAAGTGGGCCCCTTGGCACACCTATtaagaccaaaaaaaaatatttaaaagcaagataaattcaaacttagtgaaaatacaatttaaattagggATGGGTGTAACATCCACCCTCTCCGATTTTCTTAGTTTCATTGAAGTAACCAGTAGCCTCCTCAATCTCCTCAATCTCCTCAAGGCTAAATATGACCGGTCCGTCTGATTCAAAAACTGCCCCATCTATGAAATCAACAATATGGATTTACCGTCATGAGCAGAAATTTCTCTCTTTTCAGGCATATTAACTTGCACAAATTATTACATTAGAGATGCTGCTGGAGTTTCATCTGACCTTCCATGTTTTCTTTATGAGGCAACTGATTATGCAACGAAAAGGATCGGTGAAGAGCCAAGCTTTTCGATACAGCTTTATCTGGAACTTCCACATTTTGTTCCCGTTTTCTTCTCAGATAAAGGATGAAGATCAATGTGCTGACTGAAAGCAATGTCACAGCTAATAAAATTGCAATCAATATTGACCGCTTGTGTCTGAATCCTGATGACCAAAACAAGGGCAACGGTCGATCAACTCCGACAGAAGCTAAACTGTGaattttctaaaattttgtGTAAACTTGtgtgtaggattacatcaatcGGCAGTGGAAGATTAAAGGAAAATAACTATCAATCCTTGTACATATgaaatatatatgatttttagtAAATTTCGATTTGATTTTGATTCCACGTCAGAAACCCGACAAACTAAAATATGACATATAATGCGTGGTTCCACGGTCCACCACTACTAATTGCATTGAAGCCTTTTGTATAAAATTCTGCACCTGCTCGtatgtgcaggtggttaagttggGGACAGGCCGTCTCTCCTACATCTTAACACACAGAAAAATTGATTCTTTACTTGTTTCAAACAGTGGACAGGGATTCTTAGATATTTCAGACAAATGAAATCAACTCATGAAATCTCATACAGAGGTCTCACCTGGCCTTGATGTTCTAAATCCATTCTTTTCCACGGGGACAAACAGCACACAACCCACAACTATGAACGAAGGATTTTCTGTCGTATTTTTATTCATATCTTCGATGTTTTTGATCTTCGCAGACAGCAGTGTGCCAATATCCGACACTGTATCAAGCTCCTGAACTGTATATGTCACCGCAATCTGAGACTGGCTCTGTACGCAACCGCACGGGATATGGATGGGAAAATCGGCATCTACTTTAAACTTCGGTAGCTCTTCTTTGACAAAGGCTGCCCACTGTAAATCTGCGTTGAGACATCATAAAATGTGTCATACGGTTTCACCTTGTAGGTTGTGTCATAGAAATATCCAACAGTGCCGGATACGTTCTGGCAAGAACAAGGCACACTTATGTGGGTATCTCGTTTCTTCTTGTACTTTATAGGTCTGATTTTGGATGGATAGACGGTGTACAAAGTTGCGATTTCTTTTATCTTCAGATCGATGTTGATGTGGTAGAGTGAGGCGTTACATGTCATGATTTCCACAAAGCAGTTCATAGGGGTTAAGGAGAGCAGATTTGATGGATGCATCCGCGGCGAAAACTGCAGGAAATAGAGTCAGAAATAGGGAGAAGAACgtgcaaggaagaaggaggtgaGGTGAGGCATGGCTATGGGATGGGCGGACTGTCAAAAGATTTCAGAGACCAACTAACCTAACCCACATCTACAAATTGTTTCTAAATCCTAATGAGAGATATGATTTGACGGTTCAAGATTAAGTATCGATGGATATAGATAGATAAAACTAGTGTGTGTGTTCAGTGTAACATACCATGTAGTATACTATTTATAAAAATTGTGAGCCAGTAGCTCATGCACAGTAAGGAAATATTAGAGAGCTTTGCTTTTGCCGTTTGTAGAGCGTGCTTGGCCgtttggattttggattttctttctttgtttctaatTAACGGAACGGCCGTCCCTTTGGTCTGGATTATGGAAACAGAATATTCTTCGTGAGCAGCTAAATATATGCTTATGTTTTAATCTTGTTACTAATCAGAATTATATACCTTCAGAACTCTGCTAAGAGCTAGCTAAGCACTGGTGCGTCCTTTTCCTTCTACCTTAATCTGGTGTCGTTCGACTGGGAATTTCCTCGTATAGGCAGCGATACGGAACATTATTATACgtgagaaagaaaaggaaaagtttCATCAGGTTGCAACGAAGAGCGAATTAACGTATAATTGGTTAGAGTAAGTAACGATGGAGTTAGGCATTAGCTCGTGGGAGCTATGTTCCGGCTAAGAAAAACCTATTTAGAGACTTTGATGCAAGAAAGTCAATACGACTTTGGGAAGGACGAGAGGGGACGAAGCAGGCTATAATCTATTACATTGGAGCATGCTAAGGTGTTCCAATTTCCAGAGTTGACCTAAGTCACAATCAtagattaataaataaataaagggatAATTTGATTGCGGTCCCTAATCTTTAACattttttgattaaaaccttaatagtattcaaagtttgatcaaggtcccttgactttgtacacctcattatattactattaatatttatattcttaTAGTTTTgcaattaattgtttgatattttatgagatttataatcctataaatttaaaatccttcattataatactattagaaacggttataataaaaaaaaattcaaacattttaattgaataaatggataaaaattatgtaaaaataagaaataataaatggcaaaagaatgtatccatagtgttaaaaaaattggtacattttacaaaaaaattggtacatttcacatataacaaagtggtacattaataaagaagaatggatacatcataaataaattagggtacaaataaaagattaaaaattatgagtacaaatgaatttttaaaaatataggtgctaaaagaaattaataaatgggtacaaaataaaactaaaaagaaaatactacaaatttaaaaaaaaaaatttgcaaattaaaagtgggtacaaactaaaaatataaatatatggtacaaagtttaggcataaaacataaatataccatatgtaatttttctatcattgattaaatatacaatgtcacgtgatggtatacacatgggtacaaacacaaataaaactttaaaaaatatgggcacaaaaagaaactaatatatgggtacaaattaaaaatgaaaagaaaattggtacaaattaaaaaaatatttgcaaattaaaaattggtacaaactaaaaataaaaatatatgataaaaaatttagccataaatataaatatactaattgtaacatttttaacactaaaggaatatatttaaaaataaaaatattttattattcaaataattaatgatgttattaataccaaggaccttgatcaaaaattgaaagtgaataggattttaatcaatggagtaacaaaaagaaggatgtgaacctaattttccctaAATAAAAGATGGGAAATTTAGTTTAGTTAAGTTGGCTAGAGCAGTGTACTTCTCTCTCCATACTCACATTATAATTTTGATCCCGTAATATTTATATtaggttattttttttaatgtcacttgaatcataaaagaaaaacaaagagtaGCACAATAGAGACGCTCTTTCTAAAAATAAGTTAGTTTTAACTTTAACATAGAAAATAAGGAAACTTGTGAAACAAGTATACAataagaaaatagaaagaaatcGACTTGTTGACTAATTATAAGAAAATATCAAATACCCTAGACATTTGCTATTTTCCCGCCAAAGTTAGAAAACCTTTGCTACTTTTGGACTTTGCTGCCACTCTTGTGACCGGCAAGGGGGCAATAGAAGAAGCAGAGGTGGAAAACAAAGGGAGTTCCAGAGATCGAAAACATTCCGAAAATTCTTTTTTCGGCGAGTAGATATTTTTGTTCTTAGTTTTGGGAGGTTGAAAATAAGCAAAATGCATCCTCTCGCCAAGGAAGGCAGGCAACCATTCACGATTCACTGGTACGTAGTTCTGCTGTGGCATTTGAAATTAAGAAAAGCATTAGCCAGTAATCGCCATTAACCGTATTAATTAACACAAAGACATTATCCGTCGTGTAATGATCAATGCGACAATCTTCTCACCTTATGCATCATCATGGTCATCTTCGTCGTTCCTTGTAGAGATGCAGCTGGAAAAGGCCTCGGAACGGCTTTACATCTAGGGTATTACAATCGAGGTTGCCCGAAAGTGGAGCAAATTGTGGCCGAAATCGTGTCCAAGACTCACCAGCAAGATTCAAAGCTCCATGGAGCCCTCATTCGCCTCTTTTCCCATGATTGCTTTGTCAAGGTACGTATAGCAATGTACTATTTATATCATCTAAACTAACGTGCAAcacatctctctaatagagatgaggTCCACCTACATTGAAGCCTACATGCTCGATTCTCGTACATTGAGGCCCACATGTTTAATTTTCTAGATTAGTCTAACTGTTGCTTTTCAATACAGTTTTATCTGGAACTTCCACATTTTGTTTCGATTTTCTTCTCCGATAAGGGTTAAGGATCAACGTGTTGATTAAAATCAATTACACAGCTAATAAAATGGCAATCAATATTGACCACTTGAGTCTGAATCTTGGACTCGAAGATTTGCTAAGGCCATGATCAAGATGGGAAAATAAATGTTCTCACTCAGAGATGATGGAGAgataaggaaaaggaaaaattagtatccggtccctaattcttactgttcattgactaagaccttattagttctcaaattttgattcaagtccctagcattaatgtgataatgaatttacatgtttattatataatttttaatataaaaattagtaattaatttagggtttaatactcacacctctattaaacttctaattaattttcaattcaaacatttccaaaataatactaaattaaattaaattaagtttgtacctattagtttttttttaaatatatataaaaagattctcaattttttaatcttaaatgtacccattcatataatttttcaatttttttaatcttaaatgtacccattctcaaatatatcaatttgttatatttaaaatgtacccttttttttaatataaaatcctttcaaattttttaatccatgtttaaacttatatggatacattctttttcgttgatttgagaatgtatccatgttttggtacaataacttttttttgttaattttggttaatgtacccatacatatatgtacacacacaatataatagagggtataatttatattttattatttttaatctcataaattatgggttttatttaaaatctcattaatataaacaattacaaatttcaattttttatttttaatttaaaaaatatagtaacttacattattacatcaatgtcagggacctcaataaaaaactaaaaactaacaaggtttcaatcaaagaatattgatagttagggaccgcatccaaagtgtccctaaaGAAAAACTGTAGAACCCTTTAACTAACATTACGATCAATTAGCTTTGTGTAAAAAACAATTGCAAATATATATCCATGTAGTGTATTGAATCCACTCATATTAACGattgtatatacatataatatagAAGAGCCTAACAAATTGTGAAAAAATAACTTTGACCATAATAAACATTCAGGAGCGGGATTGACTTTAGGGTTTTACCGGAAAAAACCATGTTTCTAGACTATTGCAATTTTAACCACCAACAACGAGGCAAAACAGAGGCAAACCTAATTTACTCAGTTGTGTGAAATCATGGAAACTACCAAAACCCCTACCCACGCGGTTTGTGCATTGTATATAATCACAACCCCGTACCATGTATCCGTCGTGGTTGTGgcaaaaaagagaaagagaaaaaaaaaggtaactttaacgaaaagtacccggtactgttcactttaacgaaaaaccacatttttacactaaaaagtcaatcttggtactattcactttaccctttattttgtccttatcattaaaactcaaagttttcaagcccttttcattagttttcctaaaaaacaaTTCTAGCTAAGGCTGTGGCATTGCAAGTCACAAGCAGTCATCGATCCTTCTACCATGGAGATAGGCCCTCGTTTAATTACAGCGGCGGTTTTTGCCGTCACCTTGTGTTCCATGATCACTGTTCCTTGTTCGGCAGATGAAGTGAACAACCCGGGGAATGGGTTGCATGTGGGATTTTACGATCGGAAATGTCCCAATTTGGAGCAAATTGTGACTGACGTTGTGGCCAAGGCTGTAGAGACGGACCAAAAGCTTCCTGCTGGCCTCATTCGCCTCTTTTTCCACGATTGCTTTGTGAAGGTATGTGCTTTTTGCGATACAACATAACGCTGCTTGATTTCTTACATGTAATGAACCATTTTCGTCACCTGCAAATTAcaattttgatttgtttgtgATGAAGAATTACTTCTCTAAGATTATTCGTTGATAACAATATTTACTCATGAATGTATAGGGATGCGATGCATCAATTCTGTTGGATTCAACGCCCTCTAACGAGCCCGTAGAGATGCAATCACCGGCCAACGGTGGAATCCGAGGTATCGAAGTCATTGAAGAGATCAAGGCTAGGCTAGAGCAGGAATGCCCGGAAACCGTCTCCTGTGCCGACATACTAGCCTTTGCCACACGGGAAGCTGTGGCTTTCTCCGGTTTACCCCGTCACCAAGTCCCCACTGGACGCCGCGACAGCCGCACTTCCCGTGCCTCCGACGTCATTCTTCCTTCTCCCGCCACACCAATGGACGAGATCATAGACTTCTTCTCCAGAAGAAACTTGACCCCAGAGGAAATGGTCGTCTTGTTTGGCGCGCACTCCATCGGCACCGTCCACTGCAGCTTCTTCGACTATAGGCTGTACAATTTCGCACCAGGTCAGCCGCAAGATCCTTCACTAAACCCAGTGTTTGCGGCTGACCTGGCTCAACAGTGCCCTGCACCCAACACATTGCAGGGTGAGGAGGCTGAAAACAAGGTTGTTGACTTAGATACTACACCGCTTGTCCTGGACAATCACTACTACATGAACCTGATAGAGGGGAGAGCATTGATGCAATCGGATCAGGCTCTGGCGACCAATCCTCGCACCGGCGCGGAGGTGGCGAAACTGGCTATTAGGTCTGATTCTTGGGCTCGGCAATTTGTTAGGGCCATAATTAAGATGGGGAGAATCAACGTTCTCACTGGGGATGCAGGAGAGATAAGAAAAAATTGTCGGAACTTTAACTAACTCTTAACTAACTAAGATCACATATTTCAGctcttaatttttaaacaccAATTGTGGATTGGCCTGGGGGAAGCTTGTTGTATGTTTATAATGTAAATCTTAAAACAATTAAGCCAAGATCATCGAACTTCATGATTTTCACATACAAATACAATGTGGAAATACATTAAACAACCAAGCGTACCTTGATCCATCACAACGAACGCTATGAGATCCCAAACGGATTCTGTCAGCAGCGGAGGAAATAGGTGTTCTCTCTCTTGCCTCTATTTGCACATGAAAACCCTAATCATGTTTTTTCTATCAAGTGCATATTAGATGAgtatatgcaatatatataaGTGAGGCAGAGAGAGGATCCGTTTCTATTTAAAGTCCATAATCAATTACCACCCATCACAGTAATTCAATAGgaaacatttctcataatttGACTAATAGTATTATTTACAAATAATAATATCCGTTAAACCCTACATATTATATGGACCGTGTCATATGGACCACTTTAGAATATTAAAATATTCTTACTTATAACAATTAATGTACTTGTTAAATGAGCAATTTGTTGATTGATTTTTCGGTGTAATCATTGTGAAACAAAACGTGAGATTACCAATTCATTTATGTTACAAATGTGTATCTACCATGTatcactca
Proteins encoded in this window:
- the LOC126597562 gene encoding uncharacterized protein LOC126597562 — protein: MSSSSSAMTSLNFSNIETLTGSNYKKWKEDLEIALGMMDFDLALREDKPAALTVESTAEQKSKSAQWEKANRMALMIMKRSMTSSVKGGIPKSDSAKTFFDAIGNKFKESEKAETGNFLTKLTSMKFDGVGSVREHILKMSDIAQKLKELEHPLTDQFLVHMALNSLPAQYGQLKVSYNTQKATWDIDDLISMCAQEELRLSTDKMETVNFVHNAKGKHVAVDQSSMTAGKQKKNSTFSSFKNTNPLKRSQKFKVTTEAPKPCYFCKEVGHLRKDCTGFKNWLVKKGLLKTKGEK
- the LOC126597564 gene encoding peroxidase 5-like produces the protein MEIGPRLITAAVFAVTLCSMITVPCSADEVNNPGNGLHVGFYDRKCPNLEQIVTDVVAKAVETDQKLPAGLIRLFFHDCFVKGCDASILLDSTPSNEPVEMQSPANGGIRGIEVIEEIKARLEQECPETVSCADILAFATREAVAFSGLPRHQVPTGRRDSRTSRASDVILPSPATPMDEIIDFFSRRNLTPEEMVVLFGAHSIGTVHCSFFDYRLYNFAPGQPQDPSLNPVFAADLAQQCPAPNTLQGEEAENKVVDLDTTPLVLDNHYYMNLIEGRALMQSDQALATNPRTGAEVAKLAIRSDSWARQFVRAIIKMGRINVLTGDAGEIRKNCRNFN